A window from bacterium encodes these proteins:
- a CDS encoding NADH-quinone oxidoreductase subunit C, translated as MAEAGGKTWCTTGWDQGAAEERLREALPEALVAVEEFRGERTLVVRADALLETLAFLRDDPELTFDMLTDVTAVHWPARAEAPFDVVHLLYSFPRNARLRIKTRVADPPRVRSAAALWPAAGWLERECFDMFGVVFEGHPDLRRILLPDGFEGHPLRKEFPLKG; from the coding sequence ATGGCCGAAGCGGGCGGCAAGACCTGGTGCACGACCGGGTGGGACCAAGGGGCGGCCGAGGAGCGGCTGCGCGAGGCGCTTCCCGAGGCGCTCGTGGCGGTCGAGGAGTTCCGCGGCGAGCGGACGCTCGTCGTCCGCGCCGACGCGCTGCTCGAGACGCTGGCCTTCCTGCGCGACGACCCGGAGCTGACGTTCGACATGCTGACCGACGTCACGGCGGTCCACTGGCCCGCGCGGGCCGAGGCCCCGTTCGACGTCGTCCATCTGCTCTACTCCTTCCCGCGCAACGCGCGCCTGAGGATCAAGACGCGGGTCGCCGACCCGCCGCGGGTGCGCAGCGCCGCGGCGCTCTGGCCGGCCGCGGGCTGGCTGGAGCGGGAGTGCTTCGACATGTTCGGGGTCGTCTTCGAAGGGCACCCCGACCTGCGGCGGATCCTCCTCCCCGACGGTTTCGAGGGGC
- a CDS encoding NADH-quinone oxidoreductase subunit A — protein MSQNSFALLVLVLFAVAVPTSIVVLSAWAGRPKRRTTDVTPYECGAKPFESARRPFSTKFYVIAMLFILFDVEAAFLYPWAAALKDRARAGNAGFVLGSMLVFLGVLAAGYVYVWGRGALDWER, from the coding sequence ATGAGCCAAAACTCCTTCGCGCTGCTGGTCCTCGTCCTGTTCGCCGTGGCCGTGCCGACGTCGATCGTCGTCCTCTCCGCGTGGGCCGGACGGCCGAAGCGCCGGACGACCGACGTCACGCCCTACGAGTGCGGGGCCAAGCCGTTCGAATCGGCCCGCCGCCCCTTCTCGACCAAGTTCTACGTGATCGCGATGCTCTTCATCCTCTTCGACGTCGAGGCGGCGTTCCTCTATCCGTGGGCCGCGGCGCTCAAGGACCGGGCGCGCGCCGGCAACGCGGGGTTCGTCCTCGGCTCGATGCTCGTCTTCCTCGGCGTCCTGGCCGCCGGCTACGTCTACGTCTGGGGCCGCGGCGCGCTCGACTGGGAGCGCTGA